A single region of the Liolophura sinensis isolate JHLJ2023 chromosome 9, CUHK_Ljap_v2, whole genome shotgun sequence genome encodes:
- the LOC135475165 gene encoding uncharacterized protein LOC135475165 isoform X2 — protein MKGKVSRRSVSPEKWNPVRGLESVIHVSSTETVKAKGKHTRNHSKLPLGMRLSESVIKMTRKQSYASPVKSCIVENKCAEKASVSNSCRSPDLHLSKGVPLQTSIQDFPTWHRKGKPTRGHESEKSGFSQTYEDSQQVEDQPLDLSSKPKKRKAKCEPKVPCSKKVSSLEATDLSSSLQSLQQKFGGDFPFQTSRRPRIGLTEQYYMSHLHVSTSSFSNWRKSSSRGGQHQEYRQADHADIKNGHCDEQAHSSESTVKGDNTARNSQTVNAILTKISGSSDTDKQDSCANKHTTHRCSCQKTFHTLYELSIHLQESGHSPGVGKQTSLMEYPKLVRGQDMWLNQGSEQTKQILRCIQCGESFKSLPELTVHMMETQHYTKIVSTEHGRRAHKCSAYCERESTDSDCVFKCKICHKVFSDMEALANHMVISGHHRKQSVRSCGDSLTEASVNKQYRKRLLDDSSVVLNKAAHLESKRTLLMPSLCAGDLHRDSSRARSPANKVLRTVHPSDKKIACENCGNKIEMEMFVEHIRYCLRKRVEEIHHLRLSELPSPCEDDGKARGNDSLLLKKAKWGLKQKDSERMRLYVAGDRHISQRKLNSSHCLNSSSNGEVTHSHKTNTKALSSNHVTASPNLSAENNSKVKCQSAPSSPCNSVRSDYVCSSRFPVSSKHVMEAVSRDKLSKSPNLELSPKPLLSHCRESQSSHGSDPRCSPDPGINSPREERNGECKLSEDTTYHPPVIQAVDTVDSSSLDQDRRSVSPPSGGFRSGSPPLAGIRSSPPPPAGSSSRSQSPGSSEGLICPRIMVNGFVSDLSQSPSPDRCYSSTPDKKSSTDPAEPTAQELNLPTNVKVEDEKDSDDESSIKESKSKSYEERSPSAIEQMILEYSSNSMQESVSHLKKLTEIKLPLRDNHGRGLQKSGHSLHDNHGGEKNKECGNLSKPLDIIDPDSSDSIAPAINALKAMENLIQKSFESKSDKTPKKLCPIDMLRQPLYGWFYQRDMYKAYPSSQGLKKDIGHVGVNQREKPKLSDDSKPAAGNQTNGVHKTDDINMETRSPEVKVSSSSEETPVKRESVVCKYLNFFDETSSENGKKSKGSALDSLSSFVYGQPLTSEHPLDSLQRLISKADTPLDSLAGGRGSYKHPASTPEPSGGGCSSDGDDLPLNLTVKCQAVKSEEHCPSSSHQLEADPKSEDSPSGNSDGEFMEYKCPACNRHFATKGSYRYHLSRCHLSTVKKYGISTAFHMSPYIYLPLDHTAKFTKYYEMAQELAGKELTEEQQDK, from the coding sequence ATGAAGGGAAAGGTCAGCAGGAGAAGTGTGTCTCCAGAGAAATGGAATCCAGTCAGAGGTTTGGagtctgtcatccatgtgagcAGTACTGAGACTGTTAAAGCCAAGGGTAAGCACACAAGGAACCACTCCAAGTTGCCCTTAGGTATGCGTCTGAGTGAGTCTGTAATCAAAATGACCAGAAAACAGTCATACGCTTCACCTGTGAAATCCTGCATTGTTGAAAACAAGTGCGCTGAGAAGGCAAGTGTCAGCAACAGTTGTAGGTCTCCGGATTTGCATTTGAGTAAAGGTGTTCCACTGCAGACCAGTATCCAAGACTTCCCCACTTGGCACAGGAAGGGCAAGCCCACGCGGGGTCATGAATCAGAGAAGTCTGGGTTTTCACAGACTTACGAGGACTCTCAACAGGTGGAGGATCAGCCTCTTGACCTGTCCAGTAaaccaaagaaaagaaaagccAAGTGTGAGCCCAAAGTTCCATGCTCCAAAAAAGTGTCTTCTCTTGAAGCCACTGATCTTTCGTCAAGCTTGCAAAGCTTGCAGCAGAAGTTCGGCGGTGATTTCCCCTTCCAGACTTCTCGGCGGCCACGAATTGGTCTAACAGAACAGTATTACATGTCTCACTTACACGTCAGTACCAGTTCCTTCTCCAACTGGAGGAAATCTTCTTCTCGCGGCGGTCAGCACCAGGAGTATAGACAGGCTGATCACGCTGATATTAAAAACGGACATTGTGATGAACAGGCACATAGCAGTGAGTCCACAGTAAAGGGGGATAACACTGCTCGAAATTCACAAACAGTTAATGCAATTTTGACCAAGATTAGCGGTTCCTCGGACACTGACAAACAAGACTCGTGCGCGAACAAACACACAACTCACCGGTGTTCTTGTCAAAAGACATTTCACACTTTGTATGAACTCAGTATCCACCTTCAGGAGAGTGGCCATTCACCTGGGGTAGGGAAGCAGACGAGCCTGATGGAATACCCCAAACTCGTCCGAGGCCAGGACATGTGGCTGAACCAGGGCTCAGAGCAAACCAAACAAATCCTGAGGTGTATTCAGTGTGGAGAGTCATTCAAGTCTCTCCCCGAGCTGACTGTTCACATGATGGAGACGCAGCATTACACGAAAATCGTGAGCACAGAACACGGACGCCGAGCCCACAAGTGTTCAGCTTATTGCGAGAGGGAATCAACGGACAGTGATTGTGTCTTTAAGTGCAAGATATGTCACAAGGTTTTCTCCGACATGGAGGCCTTAGCAAATCACATGGTCATATCGGGTCACCATAGAAAACAGAGTGTGCGTTCATGTGGCGACAGTTTAACAGAGGCCAGTGTGAACAAACAATACCGCAAACGTCTTCTGGATGACTCGTCTGTGGTACTGAACAAAGCTGCTCATTTGGAAAGTAAACGAACGTTGTTAATGCCATCACTGTGTGCTGGTGACCTTCACAGAGACAGTTCTAGGGCAAGATCACCAGCTAACAAAGTACTGAGAACTGTTCACCCAAGTGACAAAAAGATAGCATGTGAAAATTGTGGAAATAAGATTGAAATGGAAATGTTTGTGGAACATATCAGATACTGTTTAAGAAAAAGGGTAGAAGAAATTCATCATTTGAGACTTTCAGAGTTGCCTTCCCCTTGTGAGGATGACGGAAAGGCAAGAGGAAATGATTCTCTTTTACTAAAAAAGGCCAAGTGGGGCCTGAAGCAAAAAGATTCAGAAAGAATGAGGTTGTACGTTGCTGGGGACAGACACATCAGTCAGAGAAAGCTTAATTCTTCACATTGCTTGAACTCCTCATCAAAtggagaagttacacattctcACAAAACCAACACCAAAGCCCTGTCTTCAAATCATGTGACAGCTAGTCCCAACCTTTCAGCTGAAAATAATTCAAAAGTGAAATGTCAGTCAGCACCAAGTTCCCCATGCAATTCTGTCAGGAGTGACTACGTGTGTTCAAGCAGATTCCCTGTCTCCAGCAAGCATGTCATGGAAGCTGTCTCCAGAGATAAACTTTCTAAATCCCCTAATCTGGAACTGTCCCCCAAGCCCTTGCTCTCGCATTGTCGCGAGAGCCAGTCCTCCCACGGGAGTGATCCTCGGTGTTCTCCAGACCCTGGCATTAATTCTCCCCGGGAGGAAAGGAATGGAGAGTGTAAACTTTCTGAGGACACCACATATCATCCACCTGTCATCCAGGCTGTGGACACTGTGGACTCTTCCTCTTTAGACCAGGATCGTAGGTCAGTGTCACCTCCTTCTGGTGGATTTAGGTCAGGGTCACCTCCTCTTGCTGGAATTAGGTCATCGCCTCCTCCTCCTGCTGGAAGTAGTTCAAGATCACAGAGCCCCGGGAGCTCTGAGGGATTGATATGTCCTAGAATAATGGTAAATGGGTTTGTATCTGATTTGTCACAGTCCCCGAGTCCAGATCGGTGTTACAGTTCAACACCTGATAAGAAATCATCCACAGATCCGGCTGAACCCACAGCACAGGAGCTAAACCTCCCCACAAATGTCAAGGTGGAAGATGAAAAAGACTCTGATGATGAGTCCAGTATAAAGGAGTCCAAATCCAAATCATATGAGGAAAGGTCACCATCGGCCATAGAACAGAtgattctggaatattctagcAACTCCATGCAGGAATCTGTAAGTCATTTGAAGAAACTGACAGAAATTAAGCTACCACTGAGAGATAATCATGGCCGTGGTTTGCAGAAATCTGGTCACAGCCTCCATGACAACCATGGGGGCGAGAAAAACAAGGAATGTGGTAATCTGTCCAAACCGTTAGACATCATCGACCCTGACAGTTCAGATTCAATAGCACCAGCGATAAACGCTTTGAAGGCCATGGAAAATCTCATCCAGAAAAGTTTCGAGTCCAAAAGTGATAAAACCCCTAAAAAATTATGTCCCATAGACATGCTGCGACAGCCCCTGTATGGCTGGTTCTATCAGAGGGACATGTACAAGGCATATCCTAGCAGTCAGGGTCTCAAGAAGGACATTGGTCATGTAGGGGTGAACCAAAGAGAGAAACCCAAACTGTCAGATGATAGCAAACCTGCtgcaggaaaccagacaaatgGTGTACATAAGACTGATGATATCAACATGGAAACTAGATCTCCAGAAGTCAAAGTTAGCAGTAGTTCAGAGGAAACTCCTGTCAAACGAGAATCTGTTGTTTGTAAATACTTGAACTTTTTTGATGAAACTTCGTCAGAAAACGGGAAAAAGTCTAAGGGATCTGCTTTAGACtctcttagttcttttgtgtaTGGGCAGCCTTTGACCAGTGAACATCCATTAGACAGCCTGCAGAGGCTTATTTCGAAGGCAGACACGCCCCTTGACTCACTGGCTGGGGGCCGAGGCTCGTACAAACACCCTGCTAGTACTCCCGAGCCTTCAGGGGGAGGCTGTAGCTCCGATGGGGATGACTTACCTCTAAATCTGACTGTCAAATGTCAGGCTGTCAAGAGTGAGGAGCACTGTCCATCATCATCGCACCAGCTTGAGGCCGATCCGAAAAGCGAGGACAGTCCATCTGGAAACAGTGACGGAGAATTCATGGAGTACAAGTGCCCAGCCTGTAACCGCCACTTTGCCACCAAAGGTTCTTATCGTTATCACTTGAGCAGGTGCCACCTGTCCACAGTGAAGAAGTACGGCATCAGCACGGCGTTTCACATGAGTCCTTACATTTACTTGCCGCTGGACCATACTGCCAAGTTCACCAAGTACTACGAGATGGCTCAGGAACTGGCTGGCAAAGAATTGACCGAGGAACAGCAAGATAAATAG
- the LOC135475165 gene encoding uncharacterized protein LOC135475165 isoform X1 — protein sequence MPRRKQICPQRLDADDVKPEEKGNSSQTGKHEDSSSGGGNNNNDEDGKDSEELKDGCPKGNKVKGHTRMKGKVSRRSVSPEKWNPVRGLESVIHVSSTETVKAKGKHTRNHSKLPLGMRLSESVIKMTRKQSYASPVKSCIVENKCAEKASVSNSCRSPDLHLSKGVPLQTSIQDFPTWHRKGKPTRGHESEKSGFSQTYEDSQQVEDQPLDLSSKPKKRKAKCEPKVPCSKKVSSLEATDLSSSLQSLQQKFGGDFPFQTSRRPRIGLTEQYYMSHLHVSTSSFSNWRKSSSRGGQHQEYRQADHADIKNGHCDEQAHSSESTVKGDNTARNSQTVNAILTKISGSSDTDKQDSCANKHTTHRCSCQKTFHTLYELSIHLQESGHSPGVGKQTSLMEYPKLVRGQDMWLNQGSEQTKQILRCIQCGESFKSLPELTVHMMETQHYTKIVSTEHGRRAHKCSAYCERESTDSDCVFKCKICHKVFSDMEALANHMVISGHHRKQSVRSCGDSLTEASVNKQYRKRLLDDSSVVLNKAAHLESKRTLLMPSLCAGDLHRDSSRARSPANKVLRTVHPSDKKIACENCGNKIEMEMFVEHIRYCLRKRVEEIHHLRLSELPSPCEDDGKARGNDSLLLKKAKWGLKQKDSERMRLYVAGDRHISQRKLNSSHCLNSSSNGEVTHSHKTNTKALSSNHVTASPNLSAENNSKVKCQSAPSSPCNSVRSDYVCSSRFPVSSKHVMEAVSRDKLSKSPNLELSPKPLLSHCRESQSSHGSDPRCSPDPGINSPREERNGECKLSEDTTYHPPVIQAVDTVDSSSLDQDRRSVSPPSGGFRSGSPPLAGIRSSPPPPAGSSSRSQSPGSSEGLICPRIMVNGFVSDLSQSPSPDRCYSSTPDKKSSTDPAEPTAQELNLPTNVKVEDEKDSDDESSIKESKSKSYEERSPSAIEQMILEYSSNSMQESVSHLKKLTEIKLPLRDNHGRGLQKSGHSLHDNHGGEKNKECGNLSKPLDIIDPDSSDSIAPAINALKAMENLIQKSFESKSDKTPKKLCPIDMLRQPLYGWFYQRDMYKAYPSSQGLKKDIGHVGVNQREKPKLSDDSKPAAGNQTNGVHKTDDINMETRSPEVKVSSSSEETPVKRESVVCKYLNFFDETSSENGKKSKGSALDSLSSFVYGQPLTSEHPLDSLQRLISKADTPLDSLAGGRGSYKHPASTPEPSGGGCSSDGDDLPLNLTVKCQAVKSEEHCPSSSHQLEADPKSEDSPSGNSDGEFMEYKCPACNRHFATKGSYRYHLSRCHLSTVKKYGISTAFHMSPYIYLPLDHTAKFTKYYEMAQELAGKELTEEQQDK from the coding sequence CTGATGATGTCAAGCCTGAGGAGAAAGGCAACAGCAGTCAGACAGGAAAACATGAGGATTCTTCTTCTGGAggaggcaacaacaacaacgatgaGGACGGCAAGGATTCTGAGGAGCTGAAAGATGGCTGTCCCAAGGGCaacaaggtcaaaggtcatacCAGGATGAAGGGAAAGGTCAGCAGGAGAAGTGTGTCTCCAGAGAAATGGAATCCAGTCAGAGGTTTGGagtctgtcatccatgtgagcAGTACTGAGACTGTTAAAGCCAAGGGTAAGCACACAAGGAACCACTCCAAGTTGCCCTTAGGTATGCGTCTGAGTGAGTCTGTAATCAAAATGACCAGAAAACAGTCATACGCTTCACCTGTGAAATCCTGCATTGTTGAAAACAAGTGCGCTGAGAAGGCAAGTGTCAGCAACAGTTGTAGGTCTCCGGATTTGCATTTGAGTAAAGGTGTTCCACTGCAGACCAGTATCCAAGACTTCCCCACTTGGCACAGGAAGGGCAAGCCCACGCGGGGTCATGAATCAGAGAAGTCTGGGTTTTCACAGACTTACGAGGACTCTCAACAGGTGGAGGATCAGCCTCTTGACCTGTCCAGTAaaccaaagaaaagaaaagccAAGTGTGAGCCCAAAGTTCCATGCTCCAAAAAAGTGTCTTCTCTTGAAGCCACTGATCTTTCGTCAAGCTTGCAAAGCTTGCAGCAGAAGTTCGGCGGTGATTTCCCCTTCCAGACTTCTCGGCGGCCACGAATTGGTCTAACAGAACAGTATTACATGTCTCACTTACACGTCAGTACCAGTTCCTTCTCCAACTGGAGGAAATCTTCTTCTCGCGGCGGTCAGCACCAGGAGTATAGACAGGCTGATCACGCTGATATTAAAAACGGACATTGTGATGAACAGGCACATAGCAGTGAGTCCACAGTAAAGGGGGATAACACTGCTCGAAATTCACAAACAGTTAATGCAATTTTGACCAAGATTAGCGGTTCCTCGGACACTGACAAACAAGACTCGTGCGCGAACAAACACACAACTCACCGGTGTTCTTGTCAAAAGACATTTCACACTTTGTATGAACTCAGTATCCACCTTCAGGAGAGTGGCCATTCACCTGGGGTAGGGAAGCAGACGAGCCTGATGGAATACCCCAAACTCGTCCGAGGCCAGGACATGTGGCTGAACCAGGGCTCAGAGCAAACCAAACAAATCCTGAGGTGTATTCAGTGTGGAGAGTCATTCAAGTCTCTCCCCGAGCTGACTGTTCACATGATGGAGACGCAGCATTACACGAAAATCGTGAGCACAGAACACGGACGCCGAGCCCACAAGTGTTCAGCTTATTGCGAGAGGGAATCAACGGACAGTGATTGTGTCTTTAAGTGCAAGATATGTCACAAGGTTTTCTCCGACATGGAGGCCTTAGCAAATCACATGGTCATATCGGGTCACCATAGAAAACAGAGTGTGCGTTCATGTGGCGACAGTTTAACAGAGGCCAGTGTGAACAAACAATACCGCAAACGTCTTCTGGATGACTCGTCTGTGGTACTGAACAAAGCTGCTCATTTGGAAAGTAAACGAACGTTGTTAATGCCATCACTGTGTGCTGGTGACCTTCACAGAGACAGTTCTAGGGCAAGATCACCAGCTAACAAAGTACTGAGAACTGTTCACCCAAGTGACAAAAAGATAGCATGTGAAAATTGTGGAAATAAGATTGAAATGGAAATGTTTGTGGAACATATCAGATACTGTTTAAGAAAAAGGGTAGAAGAAATTCATCATTTGAGACTTTCAGAGTTGCCTTCCCCTTGTGAGGATGACGGAAAGGCAAGAGGAAATGATTCTCTTTTACTAAAAAAGGCCAAGTGGGGCCTGAAGCAAAAAGATTCAGAAAGAATGAGGTTGTACGTTGCTGGGGACAGACACATCAGTCAGAGAAAGCTTAATTCTTCACATTGCTTGAACTCCTCATCAAAtggagaagttacacattctcACAAAACCAACACCAAAGCCCTGTCTTCAAATCATGTGACAGCTAGTCCCAACCTTTCAGCTGAAAATAATTCAAAAGTGAAATGTCAGTCAGCACCAAGTTCCCCATGCAATTCTGTCAGGAGTGACTACGTGTGTTCAAGCAGATTCCCTGTCTCCAGCAAGCATGTCATGGAAGCTGTCTCCAGAGATAAACTTTCTAAATCCCCTAATCTGGAACTGTCCCCCAAGCCCTTGCTCTCGCATTGTCGCGAGAGCCAGTCCTCCCACGGGAGTGATCCTCGGTGTTCTCCAGACCCTGGCATTAATTCTCCCCGGGAGGAAAGGAATGGAGAGTGTAAACTTTCTGAGGACACCACATATCATCCACCTGTCATCCAGGCTGTGGACACTGTGGACTCTTCCTCTTTAGACCAGGATCGTAGGTCAGTGTCACCTCCTTCTGGTGGATTTAGGTCAGGGTCACCTCCTCTTGCTGGAATTAGGTCATCGCCTCCTCCTCCTGCTGGAAGTAGTTCAAGATCACAGAGCCCCGGGAGCTCTGAGGGATTGATATGTCCTAGAATAATGGTAAATGGGTTTGTATCTGATTTGTCACAGTCCCCGAGTCCAGATCGGTGTTACAGTTCAACACCTGATAAGAAATCATCCACAGATCCGGCTGAACCCACAGCACAGGAGCTAAACCTCCCCACAAATGTCAAGGTGGAAGATGAAAAAGACTCTGATGATGAGTCCAGTATAAAGGAGTCCAAATCCAAATCATATGAGGAAAGGTCACCATCGGCCATAGAACAGAtgattctggaatattctagcAACTCCATGCAGGAATCTGTAAGTCATTTGAAGAAACTGACAGAAATTAAGCTACCACTGAGAGATAATCATGGCCGTGGTTTGCAGAAATCTGGTCACAGCCTCCATGACAACCATGGGGGCGAGAAAAACAAGGAATGTGGTAATCTGTCCAAACCGTTAGACATCATCGACCCTGACAGTTCAGATTCAATAGCACCAGCGATAAACGCTTTGAAGGCCATGGAAAATCTCATCCAGAAAAGTTTCGAGTCCAAAAGTGATAAAACCCCTAAAAAATTATGTCCCATAGACATGCTGCGACAGCCCCTGTATGGCTGGTTCTATCAGAGGGACATGTACAAGGCATATCCTAGCAGTCAGGGTCTCAAGAAGGACATTGGTCATGTAGGGGTGAACCAAAGAGAGAAACCCAAACTGTCAGATGATAGCAAACCTGCtgcaggaaaccagacaaatgGTGTACATAAGACTGATGATATCAACATGGAAACTAGATCTCCAGAAGTCAAAGTTAGCAGTAGTTCAGAGGAAACTCCTGTCAAACGAGAATCTGTTGTTTGTAAATACTTGAACTTTTTTGATGAAACTTCGTCAGAAAACGGGAAAAAGTCTAAGGGATCTGCTTTAGACtctcttagttcttttgtgtaTGGGCAGCCTTTGACCAGTGAACATCCATTAGACAGCCTGCAGAGGCTTATTTCGAAGGCAGACACGCCCCTTGACTCACTGGCTGGGGGCCGAGGCTCGTACAAACACCCTGCTAGTACTCCCGAGCCTTCAGGGGGAGGCTGTAGCTCCGATGGGGATGACTTACCTCTAAATCTGACTGTCAAATGTCAGGCTGTCAAGAGTGAGGAGCACTGTCCATCATCATCGCACCAGCTTGAGGCCGATCCGAAAAGCGAGGACAGTCCATCTGGAAACAGTGACGGAGAATTCATGGAGTACAAGTGCCCAGCCTGTAACCGCCACTTTGCCACCAAAGGTTCTTATCGTTATCACTTGAGCAGGTGCCACCTGTCCACAGTGAAGAAGTACGGCATCAGCACGGCGTTTCACATGAGTCCTTACATTTACTTGCCGCTGGACCATACTGCCAAGTTCACCAAGTACTACGAGATGGCTCAGGAACTGGCTGGCAAAGAATTGACCGAGGAACAGCAAGATAAATAG